One Kallotenue papyrolyticum genomic window carries:
- a CDS encoding DUF3221 domain-containing protein — translation MHLRLILLVVILALLAACTTPAGHAPSPGATPEAQALLPNRDAEISGQITQIDGERVLVEEQPGAQSGNKIWFTLNDATRILGRAGADLHDLTRSDLAVGQPVAAWAAGPLAESYPAQGSAAVILVLEPAATTTPAAGGAVPDRDPDVIGTITQQDGQRVLIEEQPNVMEGDKYWLTVTATTPVFADLNGTLHPRSAGDLAIGQRVAAWVEGAVAMSYPAQGAAGALVILAQPGVEATPAP, via the coding sequence ATGCACCTACGCCTCATACTGCTGGTGGTCATACTCGCACTGTTGGCCGCCTGCACCACGCCAGCTGGGCACGCGCCATCGCCCGGCGCCACGCCGGAGGCGCAGGCCCTGCTGCCGAACCGTGACGCCGAGATCAGCGGTCAGATCACGCAGATCGACGGCGAGCGCGTGTTGGTAGAGGAACAGCCTGGTGCGCAGAGCGGCAACAAAATCTGGTTTACCCTGAACGACGCGACGCGCATTCTGGGCCGCGCCGGCGCGGACCTCCACGACCTGACGCGCAGCGATCTGGCGGTCGGACAGCCCGTCGCCGCCTGGGCTGCCGGTCCGCTGGCCGAGTCGTATCCGGCGCAGGGCAGTGCCGCGGTGATCCTGGTGCTGGAGCCGGCAGCGACCACCACGCCTGCGGCGGGCGGCGCGGTGCCCGACCGCGATCCCGATGTGATCGGCACGATCACGCAACAGGACGGCCAGCGCGTGCTGATCGAAGAGCAGCCGAACGTCATGGAGGGCGATAAGTATTGGCTGACGGTCACCGCAACAACGCCCGTCTTCGCCGACCTGAACGGCACGCTGCACCCACGCAGCGCCGGCGATCTGGCGATCGGACAGCGCGTCGCTGCCTGGGTCGAAGGCGCTGTCGCGATGTCCTATCCCGCACAGGGCGCCGCCGGCGCGCTTGTAATCCTGGCTCAGCCAGGCGTGGAGGCAACCCCCGCGCCCTAG
- a CDS encoding O-acetylhomoserine aminocarboxypropyltransferase/cysteine synthase family protein has translation MAEHNLSFTGFDTLALHGGQTPDPTTGARAVPIYQTTSYVFRDTEHAQALFALQEVGNIYTRIMNPTTDVLEQRIALLEGGVGALAVASGQAAETLAILNLAEQGDNIVSATSLYGGTYNLFHYTLPKYGIEVRFAAPDQPEEFIAQVDDRTKAIFLEAVGNPRLNVPDLEAIARLAHERGVPVIVDNTVPTPYLLRPFDWGADIVVHSATKFIGGHGTSIGGLIVDSGRFPWADSGRFPNFTTPDPSYHGLRYADLGAPAFILKARVQLLRDIGPALSPFNAFLFLQGLETLSLRMERHCQNALAVARFLSEHPKVAWVNYPGLPSHPSYALAQKYLARGQGALVGFGIRGGREAGRRFIDNLRLFSHLANIGDAKSLAIHPATTTHSQLTPDEQQLTGVTDDFVRLSVGLETLDDLLADLDQALGQA, from the coding sequence ATGGCCGAGCACAACCTATCCTTCACCGGCTTCGACACGCTGGCGCTGCATGGCGGGCAGACCCCCGACCCGACGACCGGCGCGCGCGCGGTGCCGATCTATCAGACCACCTCCTACGTCTTTCGCGATACCGAGCATGCCCAGGCGCTCTTCGCGCTCCAGGAAGTAGGCAACATTTATACCCGCATCATGAACCCGACCACCGACGTGCTCGAACAGCGCATCGCCCTGCTGGAGGGCGGCGTGGGCGCGCTGGCGGTGGCGTCGGGCCAGGCCGCCGAAACGCTGGCGATCCTCAACCTGGCGGAACAGGGCGACAACATCGTCTCGGCTACCAGCCTCTACGGCGGCACCTACAACCTGTTCCACTACACGCTGCCCAAGTATGGCATCGAGGTGCGCTTTGCCGCACCGGATCAACCCGAAGAGTTTATTGCCCAAGTGGACGATCGCACCAAGGCCATCTTTCTGGAAGCGGTCGGCAATCCACGCCTGAATGTGCCGGATCTGGAAGCTATTGCGCGCCTGGCACACGAACGAGGCGTGCCAGTGATCGTCGATAACACCGTGCCCACGCCCTACCTGCTGCGGCCCTTCGACTGGGGCGCAGATATTGTGGTCCACTCGGCGACCAAGTTTATCGGCGGGCATGGTACCAGCATCGGCGGGCTGATCGTGGACAGCGGACGCTTCCCCTGGGCCGACAGCGGACGCTTCCCCAACTTCACTACGCCCGATCCGAGCTACCACGGCCTGCGCTATGCCGACCTAGGCGCGCCGGCCTTTATTCTCAAAGCGCGCGTCCAACTGCTGCGCGACATCGGGCCGGCGCTCAGCCCGTTCAACGCCTTCCTCTTCCTGCAGGGACTGGAGACGCTCAGCCTGCGCATGGAGCGCCACTGCCAGAACGCGCTGGCCGTCGCGCGCTTCCTGAGCGAACACCCCAAGGTCGCCTGGGTCAACTATCCGGGCCTGCCCTCGCATCCATCCTACGCGCTGGCGCAGAAGTATCTAGCGCGTGGGCAAGGCGCGCTGGTCGGCTTCGGCATCCGCGGCGGGCGCGAGGCCGGACGTCGCTTCATCGACAACCTACGACTCTTCTCGCACCTGGCCAACATCGGCGATGCCAAGTCGCTGGCGATCCACCCGGCCACGACTACGCATTCACAACTGACGCCGGACGAACAGCAGCTCACCGGCGTTACCGACGACTTTGTGCGCCTGTCGGTCGGTCTGGAGACGCTCGACGATCTGCTGGCCGATCTGGATCAGGCGCTCGGCCAGGCATGA
- a CDS encoding metal-dependent transcriptional regulator, giving the protein MPAAKFSHKVEDYVKTIYALQQEQRPVSNSALKTRLGISAAAVSDMIQTLARLNLVRYEPYQGVELTPAGERVALEVIRHHRLIELYLHQALGVPWDEVHAEAEQLEHAFSPRLVERIAERLGEPRFDPHGAPIPGPDLQLPERQGDPLLYAPLQRPLRIVEVDDSSPELLRYLASLQMVPGQTIRLEARAPFDGPLHVRVGEAVHAIGQQTAAAIRVELVPEG; this is encoded by the coding sequence ATGCCGGCAGCCAAGTTCAGCCACAAAGTCGAAGATTACGTCAAGACGATCTACGCCCTGCAGCAGGAGCAGCGGCCCGTCTCCAACAGCGCGCTCAAAACGCGGCTGGGGATCTCGGCGGCGGCGGTCAGCGACATGATCCAGACGCTGGCACGGCTCAACCTGGTGCGCTACGAGCCCTACCAGGGGGTTGAGCTCACGCCCGCCGGTGAGCGCGTGGCGCTGGAAGTGATCCGCCATCATCGGCTGATCGAACTTTATCTTCATCAGGCGCTCGGCGTGCCCTGGGACGAGGTGCACGCCGAGGCCGAGCAGCTCGAGCATGCCTTCTCGCCGCGGCTGGTCGAGCGCATCGCCGAACGGCTGGGCGAGCCGCGCTTCGATCCGCATGGCGCGCCAATTCCGGGGCCGGACTTGCAACTCCCTGAGCGGCAGGGCGATCCGCTGCTCTACGCGCCGCTGCAACGTCCGCTACGGATCGTTGAGGTAGACGACTCATCGCCGGAGTTGCTGCGCTACCTGGCATCGCTCCAGATGGTGCCGGGCCAGACCATCCGTCTGGAGGCGCGTGCCCCCTTCGATGGGCCGTTGCATGTGCGCGTCGGCGAGGCGGTGCACGCCATTGGCCAGCAGACTGCGGCGGCGATTCGCGTCGAGCTCGTGCCGGAGGGCTGA
- the thrC gene encoding threonine synthase produces MKLLERYRSLLPITEQTPLISLAEGNTPLIDAPRLARAVGVRELWLKFEGMNPTGSFKDRGMVMAIAKALEHGARSVVCASTGNTSASAAAYAARSGLECVVVVPAGKIALGKLAQALMYGARLIAIEGNFDAALTIVRRMAETHPITLVNSVNPFRIEGQTTAAYEIVDALGDAPDGLCLPVGNAGNISAYWLGFRRYHERGKTTHLPRMLGFQAEGASPIVQGRPVAQPHTLATAINIGNPASWQTAVAARDESGGVIDSVTDDEILAAWRDLARLEGVFCEPASAAGVAGLRKLVAQRRADADARYVAVLTGHGLKDPNLAVEQFSAPQAIPATLEAIERALGW; encoded by the coding sequence ATGAAACTGCTGGAGCGCTATCGTTCGCTGCTGCCGATCACCGAGCAGACGCCACTGATCTCGCTCGCGGAGGGCAACACCCCGTTGATCGACGCGCCGCGGCTGGCCCGCGCCGTCGGCGTGCGCGAGCTGTGGCTCAAATTCGAAGGCATGAATCCTACCGGCTCGTTCAAGGACCGCGGCATGGTTATGGCCATCGCCAAAGCGCTGGAGCACGGCGCGCGCAGCGTCGTCTGCGCCTCAACCGGCAACACCTCGGCCAGCGCCGCCGCCTATGCTGCGCGCAGTGGGCTGGAGTGCGTGGTTGTGGTGCCGGCGGGCAAGATCGCCCTGGGCAAGCTGGCGCAGGCGCTGATGTATGGCGCGCGGCTGATCGCGATTGAGGGCAATTTCGACGCCGCGCTCACGATCGTGCGCCGCATGGCCGAAACCCATCCGATCACGCTGGTCAACTCGGTCAATCCCTTCCGCATCGAAGGCCAGACCACGGCCGCCTACGAGATTGTGGATGCGCTGGGCGATGCGCCCGATGGGCTGTGCCTGCCGGTCGGCAACGCCGGCAACATCAGCGCCTACTGGCTAGGCTTCCGGCGCTACCACGAACGCGGCAAGACCACGCATCTACCCCGGATGCTCGGCTTTCAGGCCGAAGGCGCTAGTCCCATCGTCCAGGGACGGCCTGTCGCACAGCCGCACACGCTTGCCACAGCGATCAACATCGGCAATCCGGCGAGCTGGCAGACCGCCGTCGCTGCGCGCGATGAGTCGGGTGGTGTGATCGACAGCGTCACCGATGACGAGATCCTGGCGGCCTGGCGCGACCTGGCCCGGCTGGAGGGCGTCTTCTGCGAGCCGGCCTCAGCGGCGGGCGTGGCCGGCCTGCGCAAGCTGGTTGCGCAGCGCCGCGCCGACGCCGATGCGCGCTATGTCGCCGTGCTCACCGGCCATGGCCTCAAGGATCCCAACCTGGCTGTCGAGCAGTTCAGCGCGCCGCAGGCCATACCGGCCACGCTGGAAGCCATCGAACGTGCGCTGGGCTGGTAG
- a CDS encoding metal ABC transporter ATP-binding protein: MTHLASTSAPPAIEVRDLTVAYREAPVLWDIDLTIPRGTLAAIIGPNGAGKSTLLKAMLNLVPRAAGTVLIEGQPYDPKRQIVGYVPQRSSVDWDFPTDALDVVMMGCYGRLGWLRRPGRREREIALRCLEKVGMAELAHRQISQLSGGQQQRVFLARALAQDAPIYFLDEPFAGVDATTERAIVALLRDLRAAGKTVVVVHHDLESAPQYFDYLVLLNVRLIASGPFAETFTLDNLQRTYGGRIALLEPSRALTSPTSEWPSSQATG, from the coding sequence ATGACGCACCTCGCCTCAACCTCTGCACCACCGGCCATCGAGGTGCGCGATCTGACGGTCGCCTACCGCGAAGCGCCGGTGTTGTGGGACATTGATCTGACCATTCCGCGCGGCACACTGGCCGCGATCATCGGGCCCAACGGCGCGGGCAAATCCACACTGCTCAAAGCCATGCTCAACCTGGTGCCGCGCGCCGCCGGCACGGTGTTGATCGAGGGGCAGCCCTACGATCCCAAGCGGCAGATTGTGGGCTACGTGCCGCAGCGCAGCAGCGTAGACTGGGACTTTCCGACCGATGCGTTGGATGTGGTGATGATGGGCTGCTACGGTCGCCTGGGCTGGCTGCGACGACCGGGTCGGCGCGAACGCGAGATCGCGCTGCGCTGCTTGGAGAAGGTCGGCATGGCCGAGTTGGCCCACCGCCAGATCAGCCAGCTCTCCGGCGGGCAGCAACAGCGCGTCTTTCTGGCACGCGCGCTGGCGCAGGACGCGCCGATCTACTTCCTGGACGAGCCCTTCGCCGGCGTGGACGCCACCACCGAGCGCGCCATCGTCGCGCTGCTGCGCGATCTGCGCGCGGCGGGCAAGACCGTCGTCGTGGTGCACCACGACCTGGAATCGGCGCCACAGTATTTCGACTACCTGGTGCTGCTCAACGTGCGGCTGATCGCCAGCGGTCCCTTTGCCGAGACCTTTACGCTGGACAATCTGCAACGCACCTATGGCGGGCGCATCGCGCTGTTGGAGCCGTCGCGCGCGCTGACGAGCCCGACGTCGGAGTGGCCATCGAGCCAGGCAACAGGATAG
- the ruvB gene encoding Holliday junction branch migration DNA helicase RuvB gives MDERLVNPTSREEDAVVEKSLRPKRLSEYIGQEKVVENLRISIAAAKARGEPLDHILFYGPPGLGKTTLSQIIANEMGVNIRITSGPAIERAGDLAAILTNLKKDDILFIDEVHRLNRAVEEVLYPAMEDFALDIVVGKGPGARSLRLKLPKFTVVGATTRLALLTSPLRDRFGSVLRLEFYSLQAMEQIIRRTAGILGTSIDDDAAQELARRARGTPRIANRILKRVRDFAQVIADNHITRDVARMALERLEIDELGLDPNDRRVLRAIIELFEGGPVGLSTLAAATAEEVDAIEDVYEPYLLQLGFIQRTPRGRIATRRAYEHLGLPYPERSSGDELQATLF, from the coding sequence ATGGATGAGCGCCTGGTCAATCCTACATCGCGCGAGGAAGACGCCGTCGTCGAAAAGAGCCTGCGCCCGAAACGCCTGAGCGAATACATCGGTCAGGAGAAGGTGGTCGAGAACCTGCGCATCAGCATTGCCGCGGCTAAAGCGCGTGGCGAGCCGCTCGACCATATTCTGTTCTACGGGCCGCCCGGCTTGGGCAAAACCACGCTCAGCCAGATCATCGCCAACGAGATGGGCGTCAACATCCGCATCACCTCGGGGCCGGCCATCGAACGCGCCGGCGACCTGGCGGCGATCCTCACCAACCTCAAGAAGGACGACATTCTGTTCATCGACGAGGTACACCGGCTCAATCGCGCCGTGGAAGAGGTGCTCTATCCGGCCATGGAGGACTTCGCGCTCGACATCGTCGTGGGCAAGGGGCCGGGCGCACGCTCGTTGCGCCTCAAACTGCCCAAGTTCACCGTTGTGGGCGCGACAACACGCCTGGCACTGCTGACCTCGCCGCTGCGCGATCGCTTCGGTTCGGTGCTGCGTCTGGAGTTCTATTCGCTCCAGGCCATGGAGCAGATCATCCGGCGCACGGCGGGCATCCTCGGCACTAGCATCGACGACGATGCCGCGCAGGAACTGGCGCGCCGCGCGCGCGGCACGCCACGCATCGCCAACCGCATCCTCAAGCGCGTGCGCGACTTCGCGCAGGTGATCGCCGACAACCATATCACGCGCGATGTGGCACGCATGGCGCTGGAACGGCTCGAAATCGACGAGCTCGGTCTCGATCCCAACGACCGGCGCGTGCTGCGGGCGATCATCGAGCTGTTTGAGGGCGGGCCAGTTGGCCTGTCAACCCTGGCTGCCGCGACCGCCGAGGAGGTGGACGCCATCGAGGATGTGTACGAACCCTACCTGCTGCAACTCGGCTTCATCCAGCGCACACCGCGCGGACGCATCGCAACACGTCGCGCCTATGAGCATCTGGGCCTGCCCTATCCGGAGCGGTCCAGCGGCGACGAGCTGCAGGCGACTCTGTTCTGA
- a CDS encoding metal ABC transporter solute-binding protein, Zn/Mn family → MRRTFFSFLSWCHLVLLSGVLLSACGQPVVGADQARLNIGDRPIRVVATTGHLADALRNIGGERVVVQALMGPGVDPHLYKASARDVIAIERADVVFYHGLDLEGRMTHIFERLATTRPVYAATDGIPRARLRPSAQYVNAYDPHVWFDPTLWSLVVDELARRLTQLDPEHAALYAANAARYRAQLAEVDRYAQERIALIPPPSRVLITAHDAFGYFGARYGIDVRGLQGVSTASEAGAADVQALADFIVERDIRAIFVESSVSPATIRAVQEAVRARGKQVEIGGQLYSDALGDPGTPAGTYLGMFRANVDTIVAALAPQTATGSQSSKGGHR, encoded by the coding sequence ATGCGCAGAACATTCTTCAGCTTCCTATCCTGGTGCCATCTGGTGCTGCTCAGCGGCGTGCTGTTGAGTGCCTGTGGTCAGCCCGTGGTCGGCGCGGACCAGGCGCGCCTGAACATCGGCGACCGTCCCATCCGCGTGGTGGCCACCACCGGTCACCTCGCCGACGCGCTGCGCAACATCGGCGGCGAGCGCGTGGTAGTCCAGGCGCTAATGGGACCCGGCGTCGATCCACACCTGTACAAGGCCAGCGCGCGCGACGTGATCGCCATTGAACGCGCAGATGTGGTGTTCTACCACGGGCTGGACCTGGAAGGACGCATGACGCACATCTTCGAGCGTCTGGCAACCACCCGCCCGGTCTATGCCGCCACCGACGGCATTCCACGCGCGCGCTTGCGCCCCTCGGCGCAGTATGTCAACGCCTATGATCCGCACGTCTGGTTCGATCCGACCCTGTGGAGCCTGGTCGTGGACGAGCTTGCGCGCCGGCTCACGCAGCTCGATCCGGAGCACGCCGCGCTGTACGCCGCCAATGCGGCGCGCTACCGGGCACAACTGGCCGAGGTTGATCGCTACGCGCAGGAGCGCATCGCGCTGATCCCACCACCCTCGCGCGTCTTGATCACCGCTCACGACGCCTTCGGCTACTTTGGCGCGCGCTACGGCATCGACGTGCGCGGCTTGCAAGGCGTCAGCACCGCCAGCGAAGCCGGCGCCGCCGATGTACAGGCGCTGGCGGATTTCATCGTGGAGCGCGACATTCGCGCCATCTTCGTAGAATCGAGTGTCTCGCCGGCCACGATCCGTGCGGTGCAGGAGGCGGTGCGCGCGCGGGGCAAGCAGGTGGAGATCGGCGGGCAGCTCTACTCCGATGCGCTGGGCGATCCCGGCACGCCGGCAGGCACCTACCTAGGCATGTTTCGCGCCAACGTCGATACCATCGTCGCGGCATTGGCGCCGCAGACTGCGACCGGTTCACAATCCAGCAAAGGAGGACACCGATGA
- the metX gene encoding homoserine O-acetyltransferase MetX, with amino-acid sequence MLATLNHTRETLNGDVGLVQTQYASWDEPLRLQSGQELAPITLAYETYGRLNSRRDNAVLVMHALSGDAHVAGRHQPTDRKPGWWDAMVGPGRALDTQRYFVICVNVIGGCRGSTGPSSIDPRSDRPYGLRFPVVTIPDMVAAQMRLLDRLGIHTLHAAIGGSMGGMQVLELAINHPERVRLAIPLATTARHGAQQIAFNHIGRQAIMRDPNWRGGDYYGHQPPTAGLAVARMLGHMTYLSEERLQRRFGRNLQAAAAPGFQLGSEFAVESYLDYQGASFVERFDANSYLYITRALDYFDAAQGHASLVDAFRQARARFLVVAFSSDWLYPPRESEALVAAMRAAGRDARYVELPSSLGHDAFLLEHEQLTPLVAEFLALS; translated from the coding sequence ATGTTGGCAACCTTGAACCACACGCGCGAGACTCTCAACGGGGATGTCGGGCTGGTCCAGACGCAGTACGCGTCGTGGGATGAGCCGCTGCGCTTGCAGAGCGGCCAGGAGCTGGCGCCGATCACCCTGGCGTACGAGACCTACGGTCGGCTCAACAGCCGGCGCGACAATGCGGTGCTGGTGATGCACGCGCTCTCCGGCGATGCGCACGTCGCCGGGCGTCACCAGCCAACCGACCGCAAGCCGGGGTGGTGGGATGCCATGGTCGGGCCGGGACGTGCCCTGGACACGCAGCGCTACTTCGTCATCTGCGTCAACGTGATCGGCGGCTGCCGCGGCTCGACCGGTCCCAGCTCGATCGATCCGCGCAGCGATCGGCCCTATGGCCTGCGCTTCCCGGTGGTGACCATTCCCGATATGGTCGCAGCGCAAATGCGGCTGCTGGATCGGCTGGGCATCCACACGCTGCACGCGGCGATTGGCGGCTCGATGGGTGGCATGCAGGTGCTGGAACTGGCGATCAACCATCCTGAGCGCGTGCGGCTGGCGATCCCGCTGGCCACTACGGCGCGGCACGGCGCACAGCAGATCGCCTTCAACCATATCGGGCGCCAGGCGATCATGCGCGATCCCAACTGGCGCGGCGGCGACTACTATGGCCATCAGCCACCTACGGCCGGTCTGGCCGTGGCGCGCATGCTCGGCCACATGACCTACCTGAGCGAGGAGCGCCTGCAACGCCGCTTCGGGCGCAACCTGCAGGCCGCCGCGGCGCCGGGCTTTCAGCTCGGCAGCGAGTTCGCCGTGGAAAGCTACCTGGACTACCAGGGCGCGTCCTTTGTCGAGCGCTTCGATGCCAACTCCTACCTGTACATCACCCGTGCGCTGGACTACTTCGACGCGGCACAGGGCCATGCCTCGCTGGTGGACGCCTTTCGCCAGGCGCGGGCGCGCTTTCTGGTGGTGGCCTTCAGCTCGGACTGGCTCTACCCGCCGCGCGAATCGGAGGCACTGGTCGCCGCGATGCGCGCCGCCGGTCGCGACGCCCGCTACGTCGAACTGCCCTCGTCGCTGGGTCACGACGCCTTTCTCCTGGAACACGAACAGCTCACGCCGCTGGTAGCCGAGTTTCTGGCACTGAGCTAG
- the asd gene encoding aspartate-semialdehyde dehydrogenase, which translates to MARASKLPVAVLGATGAVGQRFVQLLAAHPWFEIAVVTGSERSVGRRYGEVTRWILPEAIPAAVAGLTVQPTEQVAEVPIAFSALPTEQARALEPQWARAGVFVCSNASAFRMDPLVPLLIPEVNPEHLGIVERQQRERGWRGAIITNPNCATITLVIPLKPLHDAFGVQRLMVTTLQAVSGAGYPGVASLDILDNLIPNIADGGEEAKIESEPRKLLGRLVDGSFQDAPLGISAQVTRVPVLDGHTAAVAVAFARRPAPDEAIACLREWRAPEPVRSLPSAPPAPVVVRDEPDRPQPRRDRDLYGGMGTTVGRVRSCSLFDLRFVALSHNTIRGAAGGAILNAELLVAQGIVG; encoded by the coding sequence ATGGCACGAGCATCCAAACTGCCGGTCGCGGTTCTGGGCGCGACCGGTGCAGTCGGGCAGCGCTTTGTGCAGTTACTGGCTGCGCATCCCTGGTTCGAGATTGCGGTGGTTACCGGTTCGGAGCGCTCGGTCGGGCGGCGCTACGGCGAGGTCACGCGCTGGATCCTGCCGGAGGCGATCCCCGCCGCGGTTGCCGGGCTGACGGTGCAGCCCACCGAGCAGGTCGCCGAGGTGCCGATCGCTTTTTCGGCGCTGCCGACCGAGCAGGCACGCGCGCTGGAGCCACAGTGGGCACGCGCGGGGGTCTTCGTCTGCTCCAACGCTTCGGCCTTCCGCATGGATCCGCTGGTGCCACTGCTGATCCCAGAGGTCAATCCCGAGCATCTGGGCATCGTCGAGCGCCAGCAACGCGAGCGCGGCTGGCGCGGTGCGATCATCACCAACCCCAACTGCGCAACGATCACGTTGGTGATCCCGCTCAAACCTCTGCACGACGCCTTTGGCGTGCAACGTCTGATGGTGACCACGCTCCAGGCAGTGTCAGGAGCGGGCTATCCCGGCGTGGCCTCGCTTGATATTCTTGACAACCTGATCCCCAACATCGCCGACGGCGGCGAGGAGGCCAAGATCGAGAGCGAGCCGCGCAAGCTGCTGGGCCGCCTGGTCGACGGCAGCTTCCAGGACGCCCCCCTGGGCATCAGCGCGCAGGTGACGCGCGTGCCCGTGCTGGACGGCCATACCGCGGCGGTGGCGGTCGCCTTTGCGCGGCGACCCGCGCCCGACGAAGCGATCGCCTGCTTGCGTGAATGGCGCGCGCCGGAGCCGGTGCGCAGCCTGCCCAGCGCGCCGCCCGCGCCGGTGGTGGTGCGCGACGAGCCCGATCGTCCCCAGCCGCGCCGCGACCGGGATCTGTATGGCGGCATGGGCACCACCGTCGGGCGCGTGCGGTCCTGTTCACTCTTCGACCTGCGCTTCGTAGCGCTTTCGCACAACACCATCCGTGGCGCTGCCGGTGGCGCGATCCTCAACGCCGAGTTGCTGGTCGCGCAGGGCATCGTCGGCTAG
- a CDS encoding aspartate kinase — protein sequence MSLHIFKFGGTSVGSVAAIEAVARIVEHERRAHQLAIVVSAQNGVTDALLRGANRAAEGDGETYQRSAAELRQRHLETARALITDPDEQQAYAASVARLLDEFCTLCHGFQVLGEVTPRALDTIAALGERLNAPLVAAALRARGVPAEAVDAGELIVTDDHYGDASPLMGPTIERTQARLRPLLAAGGIPVITGFLGATPTGTTTTLGRGGSDYSAAIIGAALDADAVVFYKEVDGVMTADPRIVPDARVVQRIAYDEISELAYFGAKVLHPKTIQPLIDKNIPVYFKNTFNPEHPGTLVSPRGAAGGGTIKAVTAIRNLSMLTVAGRGMLGVPGIAARTFTAVARVHASVLMISQASSEQSICFVIPSRHTEAVKRSLEQELQPEIARRDIDGVFVQDDAVIVTVVGAGIRTTPGIAWRIFAALGERNINVHAIALGSSECSICLVVTAADADEAVRAIHPLTYQ from the coding sequence ATGAGCCTGCACATCTTCAAATTCGGCGGAACATCGGTCGGCAGCGTAGCGGCCATCGAGGCCGTTGCGCGCATTGTTGAGCACGAGCGGCGCGCCCATCAGCTGGCGATCGTCGTGTCGGCGCAGAACGGCGTGACGGATGCCCTACTGCGCGGTGCCAACCGCGCTGCCGAGGGCGATGGCGAGACCTATCAGCGCAGCGCCGCCGAGCTGCGGCAGCGCCATCTGGAGACGGCCCGCGCGCTGATCACGGATCCAGACGAACAGCAGGCCTACGCCGCAAGCGTGGCGCGCCTGCTGGACGAGTTCTGTACGCTGTGCCATGGCTTCCAGGTGCTGGGCGAGGTCACGCCACGGGCACTGGACACGATCGCGGCCCTGGGCGAGCGCCTCAACGCCCCCCTGGTCGCCGCGGCCCTGCGCGCACGGGGTGTGCCCGCCGAGGCGGTGGACGCCGGCGAGCTGATCGTTACCGACGACCATTATGGCGATGCCTCACCGCTGATGGGACCGACCATCGAGCGGACGCAGGCACGCCTCCGGCCGCTGTTGGCCGCCGGCGGCATACCGGTGATCACCGGCTTCCTGGGCGCGACGCCCACCGGCACAACCACCACCCTGGGGCGCGGCGGTAGCGACTACAGCGCGGCGATCATCGGCGCGGCCCTGGACGCCGACGCGGTGGTCTTCTACAAGGAAGTTGATGGCGTGATGACCGCCGATCCGCGCATCGTGCCCGACGCGCGCGTGGTGCAGCGTATCGCCTACGATGAGATCAGCGAGCTAGCCTACTTCGGCGCGAAAGTGCTGCATCCCAAAACCATTCAGCCGTTGATCGACAAAAACATTCCGGTATATTTCAAAAACACCTTCAATCCGGAACATCCCGGCACGCTAGTCAGTCCGCGGGGCGCCGCCGGCGGCGGCACGATCAAGGCCGTGACCGCCATTCGCAACCTGAGCATGCTGACCGTGGCCGGACGTGGCATGCTGGGTGTGCCGGGCATTGCGGCACGTACCTTTACCGCAGTGGCGCGCGTCCACGCCAGCGTGTTGATGATTTCGCAGGCGTCGTCCGAACAAAGCATCTGCTTCGTGATCCCATCCAGGCACACCGAGGCGGTCAAACGCTCGCTGGAGCAGGAGCTACAGCCAGAGATTGCGCGTCGCGACATCGACGGCGTGTTTGTGCAGGACGACGCGGTGATCGTAACGGTGGTCGGCGCCGGCATTCGCACCACGCCCGGTATCGCCTGGCGCATCTTTGCGGCGCTGGGCGAGCGCAACATCAACGTGCATGCGATCGCGCTGGGCTCATCCGAGTGCTCGATCTGTCTGGTGGTCACCGCCGCCGATGCGGATGAGGCCGTGCGCGCGATCCATCCACTCACGTATCAATGA